Proteins encoded in a region of the Planococcus shixiaomingii genome:
- the xerD gene encoding site-specific tyrosine recombinase XerD → MKYAKDALDDYLHFLRVERQLAANTLVSYERDLKSYIQYLKEVEQLDSLRKVERIHILNHLRHLKETTKTSRTVARHISSIRSFHQFLIRERVVDNDPTVHLEMPQMDKKLPNVLSIEEVDALMQAPAVDKANGIRDQAMLELLYASGMRVSECINLDVEDVNLTMGFVRCFGKGGKERIIPLGKSALTACKTYLENARHNLLKPGEKTDAMFINQRGKRLTRQGFWKLLKQHAQKAGIQKELTPHTLRHSFATHLIENGADLRAVQEMLGHADISTTQIYTHVSKTRLKDVYSQFHPRA, encoded by the coding sequence ATGAAATACGCGAAAGACGCACTAGACGATTACCTTCATTTTCTTCGGGTAGAACGGCAGCTTGCTGCAAATACGCTTGTATCTTATGAACGGGATTTGAAAAGCTATATTCAATACTTGAAAGAAGTGGAACAACTCGATTCGCTGCGCAAAGTGGAGCGCATACATATTTTAAATCATCTTCGCCATTTAAAAGAAACTACAAAAACGTCGCGGACTGTAGCGAGGCACATTTCTTCGATCCGATCGTTCCACCAATTTCTGATTCGCGAACGGGTGGTGGACAATGATCCAACGGTTCACCTGGAGATGCCGCAAATGGATAAAAAGCTGCCGAACGTTCTGTCGATTGAAGAAGTGGATGCGCTTATGCAGGCACCTGCAGTCGACAAAGCGAACGGCATTAGAGACCAAGCAATGCTCGAATTGTTGTATGCCAGCGGAATGCGCGTCAGCGAATGCATCAATCTGGATGTTGAAGATGTTAATTTGACGATGGGCTTTGTCCGTTGTTTCGGCAAAGGCGGAAAAGAACGCATAATTCCGCTCGGAAAATCCGCTTTAACGGCATGCAAAACATATTTGGAAAATGCCCGTCACAACTTGCTGAAGCCAGGCGAGAAAACCGATGCGATGTTCATCAACCAACGAGGCAAGCGGCTGACGCGCCAAGGATTCTGGAAATTGTTGAAGCAGCATGCCCAAAAAGCAGGAATTCAAAAAGAATTGACACCCCATACATTGAGGCACTCATTCGCCACACACTTAATTGAGAATGGGGCGGATCTTAGAGCGGTTCAAGAAATGTTGGGGCATGCCGATATTTCGACCACTCAAATCTATACGCATGTCAGCAAAACCCGTCTAAAAGACGTATATTCCCAATTTCATCCACGAGCTTAA